In a single window of the Solea senegalensis isolate Sse05_10M linkage group LG1, IFAPA_SoseM_1, whole genome shotgun sequence genome:
- the stard3nl gene encoding STARD3 N-terminal-like protein, translating to MDSRCSSSADSRLNTRLVGSVNAAALCARVESYEAAAEKKCISDVRRTFCLFVTFDLLFITLLWIIELNVKGSIQEQLEKEVLNYNYRASFFDIFLLAVFRFAALILAYAVCKLRHWWAIAITTAVSCAFLIIKVILSKLLSQGAFGYLLPIISFVLAWIETWLLDFKVLPQEAEDENRFQSFMDVAERAPLMCPGPLSDGQFYSPPESVADSDEDLDDKHDPEKGLIQQLT from the exons ATGGACAGCCGGTGCAGCAGCAGTGCCGACTCGCGGCTGAACACCAGATTGGTCGGGTCGGTCAACGCTGCGGCCCTCTGCGCGCGGGTGGAGTCGTATGAGGCAGCAGCGGAGAAGAAGTGCATCTCCGACGTCAGGAGGACCTTCTGCCTCTTCGTCACCTTTGACCTCCTTTTCATCACCCTGCTCTGGATCATAGAGCTGAAT gTGAAAGGCAGCATTcaggagcagctggagaaaGAAGTCCTGAACTACAACTACAGAGCCTCCTTCTTTGACATCTTT CTGCTGGCAGTTTTCAGGTTTGCTGCTCTAATCTTGGCGTACGCCGTCTGTAAACTCCGTCACTGGTGGGCCATCGCT atcaCCACTGCGGTCAGCTGTGCATTCCTGatcatcaaagtcattttatcAAAG ctgctgtCTCAGGGAGCGTTCGGGTACCTGCTGCCCATCATCTCCTTCGTGTTGGCCTGGATTGAAACGTGGCTGCTCGACTttaaggttctgcctcaggaGGCCGAGGACGAGAACA GATTTCAGTCGTTCATGGACGTCGCTGAGCGAGCACCTCTCATGTGTCCTGGTCCTTTATCAGACGGACAGTTCTACTCTCCTCCAGAGTCTGTGGCAG ACTCTGATGAGGATCTGGACGATAAACATGATCCAGAGAAAGGGCTGATTCAGCAGTTGACTTAA
- the LOC122782662 gene encoding uncharacterized protein LOC122782662, which yields MGTQGSKRAKNDPDSPIILAMKQKYGDQSVECLNYWVTNHGFPEGGSLSKTQLKKLRESLEKERQTIMSKKRVKSEKMREIEKNEGCLKKWEDECETRERRQVCKMITCMKVDKKDKGSDFEPKSKKNSLYPKLTGCGQSSLVDDASWSLPRRRPPPDAMAPPSVPPPYNASSATSSPMSSTSSFMNTPSPGSSVLTSSSLSPPIAARTRQQSDSALTMPMVQVMGPDGNPGFVYLPWTTQDLIDAASHLPKPAQGGAAMARAYVQFIKDFTPTSGEIQRVMMKYMKPSDFSKVKDIFPRDGDFRPQTVNWDTNDNADLADRQYQDFVTQLGLKLVEVSPAHCDLVKVNACCQKEEACRGDAGHGKERDQVQEWDHHQVTMCDSCVALKDIGQRIAHNSEAEAEEEVLHLEAEMTVGNNHLTDLRDEGGEDQMRASPRQPTLNLQKSSLM from the coding sequence atgggTACCCAAGGAAGTAAACGAGCGAAAAATGATCCAGACAGTCCAATTATTCTggccatgaaacaaaaatatggggATCAAAGTGTTGAATGTTTAAATTACTGGGTAACAAATCATGGATTCCCAGAAGGGGGATCGTTGAGCAAAACTCAACTGAAAAAATTACGTGAAAGtcttgagaaagaaagacagacaattatgagcaaaaagagagtgaaaagtgagaaaatgagagagattGAAAAGAATGAAGGATGTCTGAAAAAGTGGGAAGATGAATGTGAAACGAGAGAAAGGAGACAAGTGTGCAAAATGATAACATGTATGAAAGTTGataagaaagacaaaggaagtgattttgaaCCTAAGAGTAAAAAGAATTCTCTCTATCCTAAACTGACAGGGTGCGGTCAGAGCTCTCTGGTTGATGACGCTTCCTGGTCCCTCCCTCGAAGACGACCCCCTCCAGATGCAATGGCTCCGCCTTCGGTTCCTCCTCCATACAACGCCTCATCTGCCACGTCATCACCGATGTCATCCACATCCTCTTTCATGAACACTCCCTCACCAGGCTCCagtgtcctcacctcctcctccctctcccctccaatTGCAGCACGCACCAGACAACAATCAGATTCAGCTCTTACGATGCCAATGGTGCAAGTTATGGGTCCGGATGGAAATCCAGGTTTTGTCTACCTCCCATGGACAACTCAGGACCTGATTGATGCAGCATCACACCTCCCAAAGCCTGCACAAGGTGGCGCTGCCATGGCACGAGCCTATGTTCAGTTCATCAAAGATTTCACACCAACCTCAGGCGAAATCCAGAGAGTCatgatgaaatacatgaaaccaTCTGATTTCTCCAAGGTGAAAGACATTTTCCCAAGAGATGGTGACTTCAGACCACAAACGGTGAATTGGGACACTAATGACAATGCTGATCTAGCAGACCGACAGTATCAGGACTTTGTCACACAATTAGGACTGAAATTGGTTGAGGTTTCCCCTGCTCACTGTGACCTTGTTAAAGTGAATGCCTGCTGTCAGAAGGAAGAGGCATGCAGAGGGGACGCAGGCCATGGCAAGGAGAGAGATCAGGTCCAAGAATGGGACCACCACCAGGTTACGATGTGTGATTCCTGTGTGGCACTAAAGGACATTGGGCAAAGGATTGCACACAATTCCGAGgccgaggcagaggaagaggtgcTCCACCTAGAGGCAGAAATGACCGTTGGCAACAATCATCTGACTGATCTGAGAGACGAGGGAGGGGAGGACCAGATGCGTGCGTCACCCAGACAGCCTACCCTGAACCTTCAGAAAAG